A single window of Alphaproteobacteria bacterium DNA harbors:
- a CDS encoding HlyD family efflux transporter periplasmic adaptor subunit has protein sequence MTTNRSWSSGSWYRVAGYRPSLRHHTSIYRHVYRGEIWYVLQDRSSGRFHRFTPEAHRLIAMMDGRRTLEQIWQLACEQLPTDAVTQDELTSLVGRLYTADVLRGDVPADIQELSERGRRTRRQKLVRSILNPLALRLPIIDPDEFLNATMPLIRPLFSVFGALAWLAVVGYGGVLVALNWAPLTENVIDRVLASENLLLLLLAYPSVKAVHELGHAYTIKRWGGTVHEIGIMFLVFMPVPYVDASDSAAFASKWRRALVGSAGIIVELFLAAIAMIVWVDAEEGFARAFAFNVMLIGGVSTLLFNGNPLLRFDGYYVLCDLIEIPNLGQRANRYLAYLLQRYVFGIQWSENPVTARGEPAWFLVYAIASFVYRLTVTFAIVGLVATQFFIVGVILAIWAVFLMLVLPVLKMGWFLLNSPMLRRKRGRALAATAALLGALAAVLLAVPLPHNTMAEGVVAPGPEAYVNAGGEGTIAEVFVQPGETVRAGTPLVRIDDPLIESQQHVLEARVGELQERLAAELPNDQVAVRIMREELKTAEANLANIRSRIADLTLKAGADGRVIMATPEDLVGRYVQPGQPLAVVARFEDPLIRVVVPESQANLVQRNTKALQVRFVSALDRVYPAHVVRATPSVTRDLPSLALSTEGGGTIALDPNSPQGARKALTGLYHLEVKLDEPRSVLAYGDRVYVRFSHDDTPLAQRLYRAALQVFLRYFSVVS, from the coding sequence ATGACCACCAACCGCAGCTGGTCCAGCGGGTCCTGGTATCGCGTTGCCGGCTACCGGCCGAGCCTGCGCCACCACACCAGCATCTACCGCCACGTCTATCGCGGCGAGATCTGGTATGTGTTGCAGGATCGCAGTTCCGGCCGCTTCCACCGTTTCACGCCCGAGGCACACCGCCTCATCGCCATGATGGACGGGCGCCGCACGCTGGAGCAGATCTGGCAACTGGCGTGCGAGCAACTGCCGACCGACGCGGTCACCCAGGACGAGCTGACGAGCCTGGTCGGCCGGCTCTACACCGCCGACGTGCTGCGGGGCGACGTACCGGCCGACATTCAGGAACTGTCCGAGCGCGGGCGGCGCACCCGGCGGCAAAAGCTGGTGCGCAGCATTCTGAACCCGCTGGCGCTGCGCCTGCCGATCATCGACCCGGACGAATTCCTCAACGCCACCATGCCGCTGATCCGGCCCCTGTTCTCGGTCTTCGGCGCCTTGGCCTGGCTGGCGGTGGTTGGATATGGCGGCGTTCTGGTCGCCCTGAACTGGGCGCCGCTCACCGAAAACGTCATCGACCGGGTGCTGGCGAGCGAGAACCTGCTGCTGCTGCTGCTCGCCTATCCATCGGTCAAGGCGGTGCACGAGTTGGGGCACGCCTACACCATCAAACGCTGGGGCGGCACGGTGCACGAGATCGGCATCATGTTCCTGGTGTTCATGCCGGTGCCCTATGTCGATGCCTCGGACAGTGCCGCCTTCGCAAGCAAGTGGCGCCGGGCGCTGGTCGGCTCGGCCGGCATCATCGTGGAGCTTTTCCTGGCGGCGATCGCCATGATCGTCTGGGTCGATGCCGAGGAAGGCTTCGCCCGCGCCTTCGCCTTCAACGTCATGCTGATCGGCGGGGTTTCCACCCTGTTGTTCAACGGCAATCCGTTGCTGCGCTTCGACGGCTATTACGTGCTGTGCGACCTGATCGAGATTCCCAATCTTGGCCAGCGCGCGAACCGTTATCTGGCCTATCTGCTGCAACGCTATGTCTTCGGCATCCAGTGGTCCGAAAACCCGGTCACCGCCAGGGGCGAGCCGGCCTGGTTCCTGGTCTACGCCATCGCCTCCTTCGTCTATCGCCTGACGGTCACGTTTGCCATTGTCGGACTGGTGGCGACGCAATTCTTCATCGTCGGCGTGATCCTGGCCATCTGGGCCGTGTTCCTGATGCTGGTGCTGCCGGTCCTGAAAATGGGCTGGTTCCTGCTCAACAGCCCGATGCTGCGGCGCAAGCGCGGGCGCGCCCTGGCGGCCACCGCCGCCCTGCTGGGCGCGCTCGCCGCCGTTCTGCTCGCCGTGCCCCTGCCGCACAACACAATGGCGGAAGGCGTGGTCGCGCCGGGGCCGGAGGCCTATGTCAACGCCGGCGGCGAGGGCACCATTGCCGAGGTCTTCGTTCAGCCGGGTGAGACCGTGCGGGCCGGCACGCCGCTGGTCCGTATCGACGATCCGCTGATCGAATCGCAGCAGCACGTGCTCGAAGCCCGCGTCGGCGAATTGCAGGAACGCCTGGCCGCCGAACTGCCCAACGACCAGGTCGCCGTGCGCATCATGCGCGAGGAGTTGAAGACGGCGGAGGCCAATCTGGCGAACATCCGCTCGCGCATTGCCGACCTCACCCTGAAGGCGGGCGCGGACGGCCGCGTCATCATGGCCACGCCCGAGGACCTGGTCGGCCGCTACGTCCAGCCGGGCCAGCCGCTGGCCGTCGTCGCCCGGTTCGAAGACCCGCTGATCCGCGTCGTCGTTCCCGAATCCCAGGCCAATCTGGTGCAGCGGAACACCAAGGCGTTGCAGGTCCGCTTCGTCAGCGCGCTGGACCGGGTCTACCCGGCGCATGTGGTGCGGGCCACGCCCTCCGTGACGCGCGACCTGCCCAGCCTGGCGCTCTCGACCGAGGGGGGCGGCACCATCGCCCTCGACCCGAACTCGCCGCAGGGCGCCCGCAAGGCGCTGACGGGCCTCTATCATCTGGAGGTCAAGCTGGACGAGCCCCGGTCGGTTCTGGCATACGGCGACCGTGTCTATGTGCGGTTTTCTCACGACGACACCCCCCTGGCCCAACGGCTCTACCGGGCCGCTTTGCAAGTGTTCTTGCGTTATTTTTCCGTCGTGTCATGA
- a CDS encoding HlyD family efflux transporter periplasmic adaptor subunit: protein MDRTSGPEAVDATAEQNATVSVEVLDQTLWNRFRSAHDVEAFLQAWLALQCRQLGRSVSGHVVIGEAPDLGPFHPIAAWPHEDRPDGDIVSAANQALDHRRGVVLGETGTQRILAQPLLVLQQLMGAVVVRLGPNDLATPAAFRVLEWGAGWIEVAVRREQEIKGGELRERIAVAFDMLASVLEHARFDEACNALVADIARRMECETVFIGFAQRRHIRVRAMSQSSTFGARTNLMRDVSSAMDEAADQHAVILWPPPPNWEFRVTRAHEELFQAHGMGAILTVPMQNAGEIVGALTFERPRDAPFSPLDVDVLDAVASIVGPVLMDRKANDRLLIVKVWESAGGQLRRLLGPSHFATKLATLAVAAVVAFFAYTKTDYAVSSRASIEGTVQRTVVAPFNGYLAAQYASAGDVVQAEDILAALDDKDMALERLRIVTERQQKTNELDRSLAERKMAEVNIIRAQIRQSDAQLALIEQQLARTRVRAPFDGYVVQGDLSQRLGASIERGETLFRIAPLDSFRVILEVDERDIKDIAVGQEGVLRVSAIPETPLQYTVKRITPLAEQRDGRNWFRVEAALLTEAPDLRPGMLGIARTAIDERLLIRALSDRLVGWVRLALWRWLP, encoded by the coding sequence ATGGACCGGACCAGTGGCCCAGAGGCCGTCGATGCGACGGCCGAACAGAACGCGACCGTCAGTGTCGAAGTCCTGGATCAGACCCTGTGGAACCGGTTTCGTTCGGCGCACGATGTCGAAGCGTTCCTGCAAGCGTGGCTGGCACTGCAGTGCCGACAACTGGGCCGCAGCGTGTCGGGCCATGTCGTCATCGGCGAGGCTCCGGACCTGGGCCCGTTCCATCCCATCGCCGCCTGGCCGCACGAGGACCGCCCCGACGGGGACATCGTGTCCGCCGCCAATCAGGCGCTCGACCATCGCCGCGGCGTGGTGCTGGGCGAGACGGGCACCCAGCGCATCCTGGCGCAGCCGCTGCTGGTGTTGCAGCAACTCATGGGCGCCGTCGTCGTCCGCCTCGGCCCCAACGACCTGGCCACGCCCGCCGCGTTCCGGGTGCTGGAATGGGGCGCCGGCTGGATCGAGGTCGCGGTCCGCCGCGAGCAGGAAATCAAGGGCGGCGAACTGCGCGAGCGCATCGCCGTCGCCTTCGACATGCTGGCGAGCGTTCTGGAACACGCCCGGTTCGACGAAGCCTGCAACGCGCTGGTGGCCGATATCGCCCGGCGGATGGAATGCGAGACCGTCTTTATCGGTTTCGCCCAGCGCCGGCACATCCGCGTTCGCGCCATGTCGCAAAGCTCCACCTTCGGCGCCCGCACCAATCTGATGCGCGACGTCAGCAGCGCCATGGACGAGGCCGCCGACCAGCACGCCGTCATCCTGTGGCCGCCGCCGCCGAACTGGGAGTTCCGGGTCACCCGCGCGCACGAGGAATTGTTCCAGGCCCACGGCATGGGCGCGATCCTGACCGTGCCCATGCAGAATGCGGGCGAGATCGTCGGCGCGCTCACCTTCGAACGCCCCCGCGACGCCCCCTTCTCGCCCCTGGATGTGGACGTGCTGGATGCGGTGGCCAGCATTGTCGGCCCGGTGCTGATGGACCGCAAGGCCAACGACCGCCTGCTGATCGTCAAGGTCTGGGAAAGCGCCGGCGGGCAATTGCGGCGCCTGCTCGGCCCCTCGCACTTCGCCACCAAACTGGCGACGCTGGCCGTCGCCGCCGTCGTCGCCTTCTTCGCCTACACCAAGACCGACTATGCCGTCTCCTCGCGCGCCTCGATCGAGGGAACCGTGCAGCGCACCGTGGTGGCGCCGTTCAACGGCTATCTGGCGGCGCAATACGCCAGCGCCGGCGACGTGGTGCAGGCGGAGGACATCCTGGCGGCGCTCGACGACAAGGACATGGCGCTGGAGCGCCTGCGCATCGTCACCGAGCGGCAGCAGAAGACCAACGAACTCGACCGCTCGCTGGCCGAGCGCAAAATGGCCGAGGTCAACATCATCCGGGCGCAGATCCGACAGTCCGACGCGCAACTGGCCCTGATCGAGCAGCAACTGGCCCGCACCCGCGTGCGCGCGCCGTTCGACGGCTATGTGGTCCAGGGCGATCTGAGCCAGCGCCTCGGCGCCTCCATCGAACGCGGCGAAACCCTGTTCCGCATCGCGCCGCTCGACTCGTTCCGGGTCATTCTCGAAGTCGACGAGCGGGACATCAAGGACATTGCGGTCGGCCAGGAAGGGGTGCTGCGCGTGTCCGCCATCCCGGAGACACCGCTCCAATACACCGTCAAGCGCATCACGCCGCTGGCCGAACAGCGCGACGGCCGCAACTGGTTCCGGGTCGAAGCGGCGCTGCTGACCGAGGCGCCGGACCTCCGCCCCGGCATGCTCGGCATCGCCCGCACCGCCATCGACGAGCGCCTGCTGATCCGCGCCCTGTCCGACCGGCTGGTCGGCTGGGTCCGGCTCGCGCTCTGGCGCTGGCTGCCGTGA
- a CDS encoding LEPR-XLL domain-containing protein: MAFPFGQSSFEPPKVSRFRSLPLLPWMARQTPHRFFFRKRKPLTKAERPVRVSAIKLESLEPRYLLSADLMPLSVDMAGIDGASYTLSFDDLAQTFRIYDDETGGVVDQRAVAETSEVMIRGTEGNDRLTLDVTAAILDLMISFDGAGGDDVVAGPAADALWTIDGHNSGSVANLSFTNVESVEGQADNEDTFVVGAAGVLDGVIDGGAGGFDSMVLDGGSFDSVVYTATGPNSGSINRDGVTLVYDGLEPLYDQTGTNDLVIDLTAISDEATVFQDGGNVRVESTDGTFESVIAALPTSSLTINLGDDLGLIPANGDELDVPIISQINGDVLTVGTLDLGAAAFTVNGEDGADRVVFTGTLSAGAVTVNAEDIEVAGGASVTGTSVSFNAAATADSLTVDPTMLVPGVFVALPVSEILVKAM, translated from the coding sequence ATGGCATTCCCGTTCGGCCAGTCGTCGTTTGAGCCGCCGAAAGTCTCGCGATTCCGCTCTCTGCCCTTGCTCCCATGGATGGCGCGCCAGACGCCTCATCGCTTTTTCTTCCGAAAGAGGAAACCGCTGACAAAGGCGGAGCGGCCGGTTCGGGTCTCGGCGATCAAGCTGGAGTCGCTGGAGCCGCGCTATCTGCTGTCGGCGGACCTGATGCCGCTGTCGGTCGATATGGCGGGCATTGATGGCGCCAGCTACACGCTCAGCTTCGACGACCTGGCCCAGACCTTCCGCATCTACGATGACGAGACCGGCGGGGTGGTCGACCAGCGGGCGGTGGCCGAGACGTCGGAAGTCATGATCCGCGGCACGGAAGGCAATGACCGCCTGACGCTGGACGTCACCGCCGCCATCCTGGACCTGATGATCTCGTTCGACGGCGCGGGCGGCGACGATGTCGTGGCCGGCCCGGCGGCGGATGCGCTCTGGACCATTGACGGCCACAATTCCGGTTCGGTCGCAAACCTCTCGTTCACCAATGTGGAGTCGGTCGAGGGCCAGGCCGACAACGAGGATACGTTTGTCGTCGGCGCGGCCGGCGTGCTCGACGGCGTGATCGACGGCGGAGCCGGCGGTTTCGACAGCATGGTGCTGGACGGCGGCTCGTTCGACAGCGTCGTCTACACCGCCACGGGGCCGAATTCGGGCTCGATCAACCGCGATGGCGTGACGCTCGTCTATGACGGGCTGGAGCCGCTCTATGACCAGACCGGCACCAACGACCTGGTGATCGACCTGACGGCGATTTCCGACGAGGCGACGGTGTTCCAGGATGGCGGCAATGTTCGTGTCGAGTCCACGGACGGCACGTTCGAGTCCGTGATTGCCGCGCTGCCGACATCCAGCCTGACCATCAATCTGGGCGACGATCTGGGCTTGATCCCGGCCAATGGCGACGAGCTGGACGTGCCGATCATCAGCCAGATCAACGGCGACGTGCTGACCGTCGGCACGCTCGACCTCGGTGCCGCCGCCTTCACCGTGAACGGTGAGGACGGGGCGGACCGCGTCGTGTTCACCGGCACCCTGTCGGCAGGCGCCGTGACCGTCAACGCCGAGGACATCGAGGTCGCGGGCGGGGCTTCGGTCACCGGCACGTCGGTGAGCTTCAACGCGGCGGCGACGGCGGACAGCCTGACCGTGGATCCGACCATGCTGGTGCCGGGCGTCTTCGTGGCGCTGCCGGTCTCCGAAATCCTGGTCAAGGCGATGTGA